Proteins from a genomic interval of Poecile atricapillus isolate bPoeAtr1 chromosome 1, bPoeAtr1.hap1, whole genome shotgun sequence:
- the MRPL51 gene encoding large ribosomal subunit protein mL51 translates to MAAAAATLLLRSAGRVLLGRAAPLLRAERGISDCGGARWAPVRPGLPVPLSSPLAGLSRPICIKEPPKRKPVDRWTKKRALFGVYDNVGILGGFQIHPKNLIMGPVWLRGWRGNELQRCIRKKQMVGDRMFVEDYHKLNKRIRYLYKRFNRTGKHR, encoded by the exons atggcggcggcggcggcaacGCTGCTGCTGCGATCGGCGGGCCGGGTCCTGCTGGGCCGTGCCGCTCCCCTGCTCCGCGCTGAGCGCGGCATTAGCGACTGTGGCGGGGCGCGCTGGGCGCCCGTGCGGCCCGGCCTCCCCGTGCCGCTGTCCTCGCCCCTGGCAGGGCTCTCCCGGCCCATCTGCATCAAGGAGCCGCCCAAGCGCAAGCCGGTAGATCGGTGGACGAAGAAGCGGGCCTTGTTCGGGGTGTACGATAACGTGGGGATCCTGG GCGGCTTCCAGATCCACCCGAAGAATCTCATCATGGGGCCCGTTTGGCTGCGAGGCTGGCGGGGGAACGAGCTGCAGAGGTGCATCCGCAAGAAGCAGATGGTGGGCGATCGGATGTTTGTAGAGGACTATCACAAACTCAACAAGAGGATCCGCTACTTGTACAAGCGCTTCAATCGCACCGGGAAGCACCGCTAG
- the VAMP1 gene encoding vesicle-associated membrane protein 1 isoform X5: MSDPAPQPAPGAPEGEAPEGGAPEGAAPGGGPPGAPPNLTSNRRLQQTQAQVQEVVDIMCVNVDKVLQRDEKLSELDDRADALQAGASVFESSAAKLKRKYWWKNCKMMIMMGVIGALVVVVIATYHCSCY; this comes from the exons AT GTCTGACCCAGCTCCGCAGCCCGCTCCCGGGGCTCCCGAAGGAGAGGCTCCCGAAGGAGGAGCTCCCGAAGGGGCAGCCCCCGGTGGGGGTCCCCCCGGGGCTCCCCCCAACCTGACCAGCAACCGCCGGCTGCAGCAGACGCAGGCCCAAGTGCAGGAG GTAGTTGATATAATGTGTGTAAACGTAGACAAGGTGCTGCAACGAGATGAGAAGCTGTCAGAGCTGGATGACCGGGCAGATGCACTTCAGGCTGGCGCCTCAGTATTTGAAAGTAGTGCCGCAAAACTCAAGAGGAAGTACTGGTGGAAGAACTGCAAG ATGATGATCATGATGGGAGTGATTGGTGCCCTTGTGGTGGTGGTGATTGCAA
- the VAMP1 gene encoding vesicle-associated membrane protein 1 isoform X4 codes for MSDPAPQPAPGAPEGEAPEGGAPEGAAPGGGPPGAPPNLTSNRRLQQTQAQVQEVVDIMCVNVDKVLQRDEKLSELDDRADALQAGASVFESSAAKLKRKYWWKNCKMMIMMGVIGALVVVVIAREGRDEDLE; via the exons AT GTCTGACCCAGCTCCGCAGCCCGCTCCCGGGGCTCCCGAAGGAGAGGCTCCCGAAGGAGGAGCTCCCGAAGGGGCAGCCCCCGGTGGGGGTCCCCCCGGGGCTCCCCCCAACCTGACCAGCAACCGCCGGCTGCAGCAGACGCAGGCCCAAGTGCAGGAG GTAGTTGATATAATGTGTGTAAACGTAGACAAGGTGCTGCAACGAGATGAGAAGCTGTCAGAGCTGGATGACCGGGCAGATGCACTTCAGGCTGGCGCCTCAGTATTTGAAAGTAGTGCCGCAAAACTCAAGAGGAAGTACTGGTGGAAGAACTGCAAG ATGATGATCATGATGGGAGTGATTGGTGCCCTTGTGGTGGTGGTGATTGCAA
- the VAMP1 gene encoding vesicle-associated membrane protein 1 isoform X6, with product MSDPAPQPAPGAPEGEAPEGGAPEGAAPGGGPPGAPPNLTSNRRLQQTQAQVQEVVDIMCVNVDKVLQRDEKLSELDDRADALQAGASVFESSAAKLKRKYWWKNCKMMIMMGVIGALVVVVIAIYFFT from the exons AT GTCTGACCCAGCTCCGCAGCCCGCTCCCGGGGCTCCCGAAGGAGAGGCTCCCGAAGGAGGAGCTCCCGAAGGGGCAGCCCCCGGTGGGGGTCCCCCCGGGGCTCCCCCCAACCTGACCAGCAACCGCCGGCTGCAGCAGACGCAGGCCCAAGTGCAGGAG GTAGTTGATATAATGTGTGTAAACGTAGACAAGGTGCTGCAACGAGATGAGAAGCTGTCAGAGCTGGATGACCGGGCAGATGCACTTCAGGCTGGCGCCTCAGTATTTGAAAGTAGTGCCGCAAAACTCAAGAGGAAGTACTGGTGGAAGAACTGCAAG ATGATGATCATGATGGGAGTGATTGGTGCCCTTGTGGTGGTGGTGATTGCAA TCTACTTTTTTACTTAA
- the VAMP1 gene encoding vesicle-associated membrane protein 1 isoform X3 gives MSDPAPQPAPGAPEGEAPEGGAPEGAAPGGGPPGAPPNLTSNRRLQQTQAQVQEVVDIMCVNVDKVLQRDEKLSELDDRADALQAGASVFESSAAKLKRKYWWKNCKMMIMMGVIGALVVVVIASDGATSALYFLWCD, from the exons AT GTCTGACCCAGCTCCGCAGCCCGCTCCCGGGGCTCCCGAAGGAGAGGCTCCCGAAGGAGGAGCTCCCGAAGGGGCAGCCCCCGGTGGGGGTCCCCCCGGGGCTCCCCCCAACCTGACCAGCAACCGCCGGCTGCAGCAGACGCAGGCCCAAGTGCAGGAG GTAGTTGATATAATGTGTGTAAACGTAGACAAGGTGCTGCAACGAGATGAGAAGCTGTCAGAGCTGGATGACCGGGCAGATGCACTTCAGGCTGGCGCCTCAGTATTTGAAAGTAGTGCCGCAAAACTCAAGAGGAAGTACTGGTGGAAGAACTGCAAG ATGATGATCATGATGGGAGTGATTGGTGCCCTTGTGGTGGTGGTGATTGCAA